The Coffea arabica cultivar ET-39 chromosome 1e, Coffea Arabica ET-39 HiFi, whole genome shotgun sequence genome has a window encoding:
- the LOC140019989 gene encoding uncharacterized mitochondrial protein AtMg00860-like, with protein MGPEKTKELQRNLEEHLEHLKAIFAVLRRERLYANLKKCTFCTDRVVFLGYVVSAQGIHVDEEKIKSIQEWPTPTSVSDVRSFHGLASFYRRFVKDFSTIAAPLTAVIKKNEKFFWGEAQDKAFQLLKHKLTHAPLLAILNFDLTFEVECDASGVGVGAILM; from the exons ATGGGTCCTGAGAAAACAAAGGAATTAcaaag AAACTTAGAGGAACACCTTGAGCACCTCAAAGCCATCTTTGcagtacttcgaagggaaaggctatatgccaaccttaagaagtgcacatttTGCACTGATCGTGTTGTGTTTCTAGGATATGTTGTAAGTGCGCAGGGCATTCATGTAGATGAAGAGAAGATTAAGTCCATCCAAGAGTGGCCAACACCTACCTCTGTAAGTGATGTGCGCAGCTTTCATGGATTAGCAAGCTTCTACCGTCGCTTTGTgaaggattttagcaccattgctgcacctcttACCGCGGTCATAAAGAAGAACGAGAAGTTCTTTTGGGGGGAAGCCCAAGATAAGGCTTTCCAATTGCtgaaacacaaactcacacatgcaccactccTTGCAATACTTAACTTTGATCTCACTTTTGAAGTGGAATGTGATGCATCAGGTGTAGGAGTAGGAGCCATACTCATGTAA